A region of Gracilinanus agilis isolate LMUSP501 chromosome 3, AgileGrace, whole genome shotgun sequence DNA encodes the following proteins:
- the LOC123239881 gene encoding zinc finger protein 287-like: protein MPLKKVMVLYPYPQTPIPHTWDNILGVHVPRNQEAIQVEQKSDLEASRQRFRFFRYPEGVGPYEALSQLQALCLQWLRPEIHTKEQILELLVLEQFLTILPGEIRTWVKSHNPKKSEDVVALVEDLAQMLEEEALPSEDSALPQEESTEEGQDSVSLLARCQEAPTFQDVAVDFTWEEWKQLDPAQQDLYRSVTLENYQNLVSLGLPVSKPDIISQLEQEASWGLKRDVANGSCLDWETTHETKEANSKQDIFGEKSSQERLRRGGPGQSIKDLGYDGRFEGKQQGNLERRPKQVLIIHKKTPTTMKEHEYNILQKNSILVTQQTMPVRKSFHKHGTREKTLKKLSDLIKRNRIASGKESCKYNKCTKAFSYQSDIIQYPTVSITEEKSHTCNEEDFSQSTDLTQQQKSHTEEETYNYTEYRNVFSQMEYFANQKTINTGEKLHKSSTCEKTSDDSSLTKPQKIPSGEKSYKCDECAKAFSNKSSLALHQRIHRRKKPHTYNSCGKTFHQSTKRIKQKRIRTRGRPRKHEECGQAVGQNSSLCEHERIHRGRRAHSCNECGKVLSQKRHHSKRRIKTRKSN from the exons ATGCCTCTGAAGAAAGTGATGGTTCTATATCCATACCCCCAAACTCCCATTCCACACACATGGGATAACATCCTAGGAGTGCATGTCCCCAGGAATCAAGAAGCCATCCAAGTTGAACAGAAGTCTGACCTTGAGGCTTCCCGACAGCGTTTCAGGTTTTTTCGATACCCAGAAGGGGTTGGGCCTTATGAGGCCCTAAGCCAACTTCAGGCACTTTGTCTTCAATGGCTGAGACCAGAAATTCACACAAAGGAGCAAATATTGGAGTTGCTGGTACTGGAACAATTCCTGACCATCCTGCCTGGGGAAATCAGGACTTGGGTGAAATCACATAATCCAAAGAAGAGTGAAGATGTGGTGGCCTTGGTAGAGGATTTGGCTCAAATGCTAGAGGAAGAAG CTCTGCCTTCTGAGGACTCTGCACTTCCCCAAGAGGAGAGCACTGAGGAGGGACAGGACTCTGTGTCCCTGCTGGCCAGGTGCCAG GAAGCACCAACTTTCCAGGATGTAGCTGTGGATTTTACCTGGGAAGAATGGAAGCAACTGGACCCTGCTCAGCAAGATCTGTACAGGAGTGTGACGCTGGAGAACTATCAGAACCTGGTGTCTCTAG gtcttcctgtctccaaaccAGACATAATCTCCCAGCTGGAGCAAGAGGCATCATGGGGCCTGAAGCGAGACGTTGCCAACGGTTCCTGTCTAG attgggAAACTACTCATGAGACCAAAGAAGCAAATTCAAAGCAAGATATATTTGGTGAAAAATCATCCCAAGAAAGACTAAGAAGGGGTGGTCCTGGGCAGTCAATCAAAGATTTGGGGTATGATGGCAGGTTTGAAGGAAAACAGCAGGGGAACTTGGAGAGAAGGCCAAAGCAAGTACTAATCATTCATAAGAAAACCCCTACAACAATGAAAGAACACGAATATAATATACTGCAGAAAAATTCAATTCTTGTGACACAACAAACTATGCCTGTAAGAAAGAGTTTCCATAAACATGGCACACGTGAAAAGACCCTCAAAAAGTTGTCTGATCTAATTAAACGTAATAGAATTGCCTCAGGGAAGGAATCTTGTAAATATAACAAATGCACTAAAGCCTTTAGTTACCAATCAGATATTATTCAGTATCCAACAGTGTCCATCACTGAAGAGAAATCCCACACATGTAATGAAGAAGACTTTAGTCAAAGTACTGACCTGACTCAACAACAGAAAAGTCATACTGAGGAGGAGACCTATAATTATACTGAATATAGAAATGTCTTCAGTCAAATGGAATACTTTGCTAACCAGAAGACAATTAATACTGGAGAAAAACTCCATAAATCCAGTACCTGTGAGAAAACCTCTGATGACTCATCTCTTACTAAACCTCAGAAGATTCCTTCAGGAGAGAAATCTTATAAATGTGATGAATGTGCGAAAGCTTTCAGTAACAAATCATCTCTTGctctacatcagagaattcataggAGAAAAAAACCTCATACATATAATTCATGTGGGAAAACCTTCCATCAGAGCACAAAACGCATTAAACAAAAGAGAATTCGTACAAGAGGCAGACCCCGTAAGCATGAAGAATGTGGGCAGGCTGTTGGTCAAAATTCATCCCTCTGTGAACATGAAAGGATTCATAGGGGAAGGAGAGCTCATAgttgtaatgaatgtgggaaagtcCTCAGCCAGAAAAGACATCATAGTAAAAGGagaattaaaactagaaaaagtaattga